The following coding sequences are from one Carassius gibelio isolate Cgi1373 ecotype wild population from Czech Republic chromosome B7, carGib1.2-hapl.c, whole genome shotgun sequence window:
- the dok1b gene encoding docking protein 1b: MDTHVKEGQLYVQHQKFGKKWKKNWFVLYPASQNGIARLEFYDCSGSASDKPSTKKMDKKIIRLSECISILPAVTETCPKENMAAFCVETNDKTYVFAAEKNMTNEWVEKMCEIAFQGGSGSLGSIDANGQQKLQMAENLIYFSREEVNEFWVSVQRTEASERCGLSGNYWLRANIDNLILKDPKTKKDLLIWPYKLLRRYGRDRVMFSFEAGRRCESGPGNFTFETKQGNEIFHIVEESIREQKAQAEEQHQSYSLDSDCPALQQIRAAISEANSREPDGDSGGSKPGSADGVFGRKENDGKNLKGRSLPEPPPPVGGTPPRSPMPRGSKNLLEDQGSLYSEPADSVRPPPSPGDCLYSDPVDSIKVMPTPNPRLRPTGDDGGSRHPGIKSDPFYSDVYDQISLDLVQRTVGLGLDGRSRHPADGSATEHIYDEPEGRAVSAQPIITLYDEARLEMHPWRTRGMEEPQGYEVAQQPLPVPRPKGPKPVTAPKPGKVALPKKDLPPLPQIKGSANQNNNNSSNSHNNMEGGRRGAGAGNNMELYSKVSRNQPPPNAWHPTMQAPDIIYDNLGDI, encoded by the exons AAATGGAAGAAGAACTGGTTTGTACTCTACCCAGCGAGTCAAAACGGCATTGCACGACTTGAGTTTTATGATTGCTCGGGCAGCGCTAGTGATAAACCTAGCACTAAAAAAATGGACAAGAAGATCATTCGTCTGTCCGAATGCATCAGCATACTTCCTGCTGTCACTGAAACTTGCCCCAAAGAAAACATGGCTGCCTTCTGTGTGGAGACCAATGACAAGACGTACGTCTTTGCAGCTGAGAAAAATATGACCAACGAGTGGGTGGAGAAGATGTGCGAGATTGCTTTTCAG GGAGGAAGTGGTTCTCTTGGTAGTATTGACGCAAATGGACAGCAAAAGCTTCAAATGGCAGAGAATCTCATTTATTTCTCCAGAGAGGAAG TTAATGAGTTTTGGGTGAGTGTCCAGAGGACAGAAGCATCAGAGCGCTGTGGTCTCTCTGGTAATTACTGGCTTAGGGCTAATATAGACAACCTTATCCTGAAGGACCCCAAGACTAAAAAGGATTTACTCATATGGCCCTACAAGCTTCTCCGGCGCTATGGAAGAGACCGG GTTATGTTCTCTTTTGAAGCTGGACGAAGATGTGAATCTGGGCCGGGGAACTTCACCTTCGAGACAAAGCAGGGAAATGAAATATTCCACATTGTTGAGGAATCCATTCGGGAGCAGAAAGCCCAAGCTGAAGAACAACACCAAAGTTATTCATTAGACTCTGACTGCCCAGCTCTCCAGCAAATCCGTGCTGCCATCTCCGAAGCAAACAGTCGTGAACCAGATGGAGATTCTGGTGGTAGCAAGCCTGGGTCTGCGGACGGTGTCTTTGGTAGAAAGGAAAATGATGGGAAAAATTTAAAGGGCCGAAGCCTTCCAGAGCCGCCACCTCCTGTTGGTGGGACCCCGCCAAGATCTCCCATGCCACGTGGGTCCAAAAATCTGTTAGAGGACCAAGGGAGCCTATACTCGGAGCCTGCTGACTCGGTCCGTCCGCCGCCCAGTCCAGGGGACTGTTTGTACTCAGACCCGGTGGACAGCATCAAAGTCATGCCCACTCCTAACCCACGTCTTAGACCGACTGGCGACGATGGGGGTAGCCGCCACCCAGGCATCAAGTCTGATCCATTCTATTCAGACGTCTATGATCAGATCAGTCTGGACTTGGTGCAGAGAACAGTGGGATTGGGACTCGATGGGCGAAGCAGGCACCCTGCAGATGGAAGTGCCACAGAGCACATCTACGATGAGCCAGAGGGACGTGCCGTATCTGCGCAGCCTATTATTACGCTTTATGATGAAGCACGGTTGGAAATGCATCCCTGGAGAACCAGAGGAATGGAGGAGCCTCAAGGTTACGAGGTGGCTCAACAACCACTGCCAGTGCCCAGACCAAAAGGCCCCAAACCTGTCACAGCACCCAAACCAGGCAAAGTAGCACTGCCCAAGAAAGACCTTCCTCCACTGCCTCAAATTAAAGGCAGTGCTAACCAGAACAACAATAACAGTAGCAACAGCCATAACAACATGGAAGGTGGCAGAAGAGGTGCTGGTGCAGGAAACAATATGGAGCTTTACAGTAAAGTATCTAGAAATCAGCCGCCTCCCAATGCGTGGCATCCTACCATGCAGGCTCCAGACATCATCTATGACAACTTAGGTGACATTTGA